One Brassica napus cultivar Da-Ae chromosome A5, Da-Ae, whole genome shotgun sequence DNA window includes the following coding sequences:
- the LOC106451383 gene encoding poly [ADP-ribose] polymerase 1 isoform X2 — translation MASPDKPWRAEYAKSSRSSCKSCKSPINKETFRLGKLVQATQFDGVMPMWHHASCILKKTKQIKSADDVEGLESLRWEDQQKIRQYVESGAGNSTSTGTSTASSGGNAKLEYGIEVSQTSRAGCRKCSEKILKGEVRIFSKPEGPGNKGLMWHHARCFLGTSPSTELKSLSGWGSIPDSDQEALLPLVKKDQPAAKTGTKRRNDSDDNEKSKQAKTMSASGALQPCSKDKEMEAQSKELWNLKDDLKKHVTTAELREMLEINEQSTRGSELDLRDKCADGMMFGPLALCPVCSGHVSFSGGIYRCNGYISEWSKCSHASSDPDRIKGKWKIPEETENQFLVKWNKSQKSVKPKRILNPISPAGTSQGQGSKAAADSSRSEKLEDLRVSIAGSSKERQAWKKKIEEAGAEFHAKVKKGTSCLVVCGQTDMEDAEMRKARRMKVAVVREDYLVDCFTKQRKLPFDKYKIEDAGEGMVTVKVKGRSAVHEASGLQEHCHILEDGNSIYNTTLSMSDLSTGINSYYILQIIQEDKGSDCYVFRKWGRVGNEKIGGNKLEEMEKSDAVHEFKRLFLEKTANTWESWEQKTNFQKQPGKFLPLDIDYGVNKQVAKKESVQTISNLAPPLVELMKILFDVETYRTAMMEFEINMSEMPLGKLSKHNIQKGFEALTEIQKLLTESDPQPSVKENLLVDASNRFFTMIPSVHPHIIRDEDDFKSKVKMLEALQDIEIASRLVGFDTDSTESLDDKYKKLHCDISPLSHDSEDYRLIEKYLNTTHAPTHTEWSLELEEVFALEREGEFDKYAPHREKLGNKMLLWHGSRLTNFVGILNQGLRIAPPEAPATGYMFGKGIYFADLVSKSAQYCFTSKENPVGLMLLSEVALGEIHELTKAKYMDKPPRGKHSTKGLGKKVPQDSEFAKWRDDVTVPCGKPVPSKAKASELMYNEYIVYNTAQVKLQFLLKVRFKHKR, via the exons atggcGAGCCCAGATAAGCCGTGGAGGGCTGAGTATGCAAAGTCCTCGAGGTCTTCCTGCAAGTCTTGCAAGTCCCCCATCAACAAGGAGACCTTTCGCCTTGGAAAGCTTGTTCAAGCTACTCAATTCGATGGCGTCATGCCC ATGTGGCACCATGCTTCTTGTATACTCAAGAAAACCAAGCAGATTAAATC AGCTGATGATGTTGAAGGCTTAGAATCTCTTCGTTGGGAAGATCAGCAAAAGATTAGACAATATGTCGAATCTGGAGCAGGGAATAGCACTAGCACGGGAACGAGCACGGCCAGTAGCGGTGGCAATGCCAAGCTAGAATATGGGATTGAAGTTTCACAAACTTCTCGTGCTGGGTGCAGAAAGTGCAGCGAGAAAATCTTGAAAGGAGAG GTACGTATATTCTCTAAGCCTGAAGGCCCGGGTAACAAGGGTTTGATGTGGCACCACGCAAGATGTTTCCTTGGAACGTCTCCCTCTACTGAACTGAAAAGTTTGTCTGGGTGGGGAAGCATACCAGACTCAGATCAAGAAGCTCTTCTTCCCTTGGTGAAGAAAGATCAGCCAGCAGCCAAAACTG GCACAAAAAGGAGAAATGATTCTGATGACAACGAGAAGTCGAAACAAGCTAAGACTATGTCTGCAAGCGGTGCTTTACAACCTTGTAGCAAAGACAAGGAAATGGAGGCACAAAGTAAGGAACTGTGGAACCTGAAGGATGACCTGAAAAAACATGTGACAACAGCTGAGTTGCGGGAGATGCTTGAAATAAATGAACAAAGTACAAGAGGATCAGAACTTGATCTGCGGGATAAGTG tgcTGATGGCATGATGTTTGGTCCACTCGCTCTCTGCCCTGTTTGCTCTGGTCATGTTTCTTTTTCTGGAGGAATTTACCGATGCAATGGTTACATATCGGAATGGAGCAAATGTTCCCATGCCAGTTCTGATCCAGACCGCATCAAAGGGAAGTGGAAAATCCCCGAGGAAACAGAAAATCAGTTCCTTGTGAAG TGGAATAAGTCGCAAAAGAGTGTGAAGCCAAAACGTATTTTGAACCCTATATCGCCCGCGGGAACATCCCAGGGTCAAGGTTCTAAAGCTGCAGCTGACTCCTCAAGGAGTGAAAAGCTGGAGGATCTTAGAGTTTCAATTGCCGGATCCTCTAAGGAACGC CAAGCATGGAAGAAGAAAATTGAGGAAGCCGGTGCAGAGTTTCATGCTAAAGTTAAAAAAG GTACAAGCTGTTTGGTTGTCTGTGGCCAGACAGATATGGAAGATGCTGAAATGAGAAAAGCAAG GAGGATGAAGGTCGCAGTCGTTAGAGAGGATTATTTGGTTGACTGTTTTACAAAGCAGAGGAAGCTTCCATTTGACAAGTACAAAATTGAAGACGCTGGTGAGGGCATGGTCACTGTTAAAGTAAAAGGGCGAAGTGCTGTGCATGAAGCCTCTGGCCTCCAAGAGCACTGCCACATCCTTGAAGATGGGAACAGTATCTATAACACAACTCTGAGCATGTCTGATCTTTCTACCGGTATCAATAGTTATTACATACTCCAGATAATCCAAGAAGATAAAGGTTCAGATTGCTACGTGTTTCGTAAATGGGGCCGCGTTGGAAATGAAAAGATTGGAGGTAACAAACTGGAGGAGATGGAAAAGTCTGATGCAGTTCACGAATTCAAACGTCTATTTCTTGAAAAGACTGCAAACACATGGGAATCTTGGGAACAAAAAACGAATTTCCAGAAGCAGCCAGGGAAATTTCTACCGTTGGACATT GATTATGGAGTAAACAAGCAAGTAGCAAAGAAAGAATCAGTTCAGACCattagcaatcttgctcctccaTTAGTAGAATTGATGAAGATCCTTTTTGATGTGGAAACATACAG AACTGCTATGATGGAGTTCGAGATAAACATGTCGGAGATGCCACTTGGGAAACTCAGCAAACATAATATACAGAAGG GTTTTGAGGCATTGACAGAGATACAGAAGCTGTTGACTGAAAGCGACCCCCAACCTTCTGTCAAAGAAAACTTGCTTGTTGATGCTAGCAATAGATTTTTTACGATGATCCCTTCAGTTCATCCTCATATTATCCGAGATGAAGATGACTTTAAGTCAAAG GTGAAAATGCTCGAGGCGCTGCAGGACATCGAAATAGCGTCAAGATTAGTTGGCTTTGATACTGATAGCACTGAATCTCTGGATgataaatataagaaattgcATTGCGATATTTCACCACTTTCTCATGATAGTGAGGACTATCGGTTGATTGAGAAGTATCTCAACACAACTCATGCCCCAACACATACG GAGTGGAGCCTTGAACTGGAGGAAGTTTTTGCCCTCGAAAGAGAAGGAGAGTTTGATAAATATGCTCCGCACAGGGAAAAACTTGGCAATAAGATGCTCCTATGGCATG GTTCTCGGTTAACGAATTTTGTTGGAATTTTGAACCAAGGACTGAGAATTGCGCCTCCAGAAGCTCCTGCTACTGGCTACATG TTTGGCAAGGGGATTTACTTTGCTGACCTTGTCAGTAAAAGTGCTCAGTACTGCTTCACTTCTAAGGAAAACCCGGTGGGTCTAATGCTTCTGAGCGAAGTTGCATTGGGAGAAATACATGAGCTAACAAAAGCCAAG TACATGGATAAACCACCGAGGGGGAAACACTCGACCAAAGGGCTTGGCAAGAAAGTGCCTCAGGATTCAGAGTTTGCCAAGTGGAGAGATGATGTGACAGTTCCTTGTGGAAAACCTGTTCCATCTAAGGCCAAGGCTTCTGAGCTTATGTACAACGAGTATATCGTCTACAATACAGCCCAG GTGAAGTTGCAGTTCTTGTTGAAAGTACGGTTCAAGCACAAGAGATGA
- the LOC106454871 gene encoding uncharacterized protein LOC106454871, producing MMKRQLVLVIILVVIFVAVLDVTQVEAMRPFPEAVDEISLLLFQALQRGPVSGSGRNGCTNIPRGSGRCRHG from the coding sequence ATGATGAAGAGACAATTAGTGCTCGTGATTATCTTAGTTGTTATTTTCGTTGCTGTCTTGGACGTTACGCAAGTTGAAGCCATGAGGCCTTTCCCGGAGGCCGTCGACGAGATCAGCCTACTGTTGTTCCAGGCGCTTCAAAGAGGTCCGGTCAGTGGCTCTGGTCGGAACGGTTGCACCAATATTCCTCGCGGTTCAGGAAGGTGCCGCCACGGCTAA
- the LOC106451387 gene encoding delta-9 acyl-lipid desaturase 2 — MSVTSTVEENHRKDPSPPEKAAEKRKRKWVFWERKWRRLDYFKLTASLFVHSMALLAPFYFSWSALWVTFLFYTIGGLGITVSYHRNLAHRSFKVPKWLEYLLAYCALLAIQGDPIDWVSTHRYHHQFTDSERDPHSPKEGFWFSHLLWIYDSAYLVTKCGRRTNVEDLKRQWFYRFLQKTVLFHILGLGIILFYLGGMSFVTWGMGVGAALEVHVTCLINSLCHIWGTRTWKTNDTSRNVWWLSVFSFGESWHNNHHAFESSARQGLEWWQIDISWYIVRFLEIIGLAYDVKLPTESQRRRMAIAH, encoded by the exons ATGTCTGTGACATCTACGGTGGAGGAGAACCACCGGAAAGATCCTTCACCGCCGGAGAAAGCGGCGGAGAAGAGGAAACGTAAATGGGTGTTTTGGGAGAGAAAGTGGAGGAGATTAGATTATTTCAAACTTACAGCTTCATTGTTTGTGCATTCTATGGCTCTTTTGGCTCCGTTTTATTTCAGCTGGTCGGCTCTTTGGGTTACCTTTTTGTTTTATACGATTGGTGGTCTCGGTATTACCGTCTCGTATCACCGGAACTTGGCTCATCGGAGTTTCAAAGTCCCTAAATGGCTCGAGTATCTCTTAGCCTATTGTGCCCTTCTCGCTATCCAG GGAGATCCGATTGATTGGGTGAGTACTCATCGGTATCATCATCAGTTTACTGATTCAGAACGAGATCCACACAGCCCTAAGGAAGGTTTTTGGTTTAGTCATCTTCTGTGGATTTATGATTCTGCATATCTTGTTACAAAG TGTGGAAGAAGAACAAACGTTGAGGATTTGAAGAGGCAATGGTTCTATAGGTTTCTTCAAAAAACGGTGCTGTTTCACATTCTAGGACTTGGTATCATTCTCTTCTATCTTGGTGGCATGTCCTTCGTTACTTGGGGAATG GGGGTAGGAGCAGCACTGGAGGTGCACGTTACTTGTCTCATAAACTCGCTTTGCCATATCTGGGGTACTCGAACTTGGAAGACCAATGATACTTCTCGTAATGTTTG gTGGTTATCGGTGTTTTCATTTGGAGAGAGTTGGCACAACAATCACCACGCGTTCGAGTCGTCGGCGAGACAGGGGCTTGAGTGGTGGCAAATCGACATTTCTTGGTACATTGTCAGGTTTCTTGAGATTATCGGTTTAGCATATGACGTGAAACTGCCAACGGAATCACAACGTCGTCGTATGGCTATTGCTCATTGA
- the LOC106451383 gene encoding poly [ADP-ribose] polymerase 1 isoform X1, with product MASPDKPWRAEYAKSSRSSCKSCKSPINKETFRLGKLVQATQFDGVMPMWHHASCILKKTKQIKSADDVEGLESLRWEDQQKIRQYVESGAGNSTSTGTSTASSGGNAKLEYGIEVSQTSRAGCRKCSEKILKGEVRIFSKPEGPGNKGLMWHHARCFLGTSPSTELKSLSGWGSIPDSDQEALLPLVKKDQPAAKTAGTKRRNDSDDNEKSKQAKTMSASGALQPCSKDKEMEAQSKELWNLKDDLKKHVTTAELREMLEINEQSTRGSELDLRDKCADGMMFGPLALCPVCSGHVSFSGGIYRCNGYISEWSKCSHASSDPDRIKGKWKIPEETENQFLVKWNKSQKSVKPKRILNPISPAGTSQGQGSKAAADSSRSEKLEDLRVSIAGSSKERQAWKKKIEEAGAEFHAKVKKGTSCLVVCGQTDMEDAEMRKARRMKVAVVREDYLVDCFTKQRKLPFDKYKIEDAGEGMVTVKVKGRSAVHEASGLQEHCHILEDGNSIYNTTLSMSDLSTGINSYYILQIIQEDKGSDCYVFRKWGRVGNEKIGGNKLEEMEKSDAVHEFKRLFLEKTANTWESWEQKTNFQKQPGKFLPLDIDYGVNKQVAKKESVQTISNLAPPLVELMKILFDVETYRTAMMEFEINMSEMPLGKLSKHNIQKGFEALTEIQKLLTESDPQPSVKENLLVDASNRFFTMIPSVHPHIIRDEDDFKSKVKMLEALQDIEIASRLVGFDTDSTESLDDKYKKLHCDISPLSHDSEDYRLIEKYLNTTHAPTHTEWSLELEEVFALEREGEFDKYAPHREKLGNKMLLWHGSRLTNFVGILNQGLRIAPPEAPATGYMFGKGIYFADLVSKSAQYCFTSKENPVGLMLLSEVALGEIHELTKAKYMDKPPRGKHSTKGLGKKVPQDSEFAKWRDDVTVPCGKPVPSKAKASELMYNEYIVYNTAQVKLQFLLKVRFKHKR from the exons atggcGAGCCCAGATAAGCCGTGGAGGGCTGAGTATGCAAAGTCCTCGAGGTCTTCCTGCAAGTCTTGCAAGTCCCCCATCAACAAGGAGACCTTTCGCCTTGGAAAGCTTGTTCAAGCTACTCAATTCGATGGCGTCATGCCC ATGTGGCACCATGCTTCTTGTATACTCAAGAAAACCAAGCAGATTAAATC AGCTGATGATGTTGAAGGCTTAGAATCTCTTCGTTGGGAAGATCAGCAAAAGATTAGACAATATGTCGAATCTGGAGCAGGGAATAGCACTAGCACGGGAACGAGCACGGCCAGTAGCGGTGGCAATGCCAAGCTAGAATATGGGATTGAAGTTTCACAAACTTCTCGTGCTGGGTGCAGAAAGTGCAGCGAGAAAATCTTGAAAGGAGAG GTACGTATATTCTCTAAGCCTGAAGGCCCGGGTAACAAGGGTTTGATGTGGCACCACGCAAGATGTTTCCTTGGAACGTCTCCCTCTACTGAACTGAAAAGTTTGTCTGGGTGGGGAAGCATACCAGACTCAGATCAAGAAGCTCTTCTTCCCTTGGTGAAGAAAGATCAGCCAGCAGCCAAAACTG CAGGCACAAAAAGGAGAAATGATTCTGATGACAACGAGAAGTCGAAACAAGCTAAGACTATGTCTGCAAGCGGTGCTTTACAACCTTGTAGCAAAGACAAGGAAATGGAGGCACAAAGTAAGGAACTGTGGAACCTGAAGGATGACCTGAAAAAACATGTGACAACAGCTGAGTTGCGGGAGATGCTTGAAATAAATGAACAAAGTACAAGAGGATCAGAACTTGATCTGCGGGATAAGTG tgcTGATGGCATGATGTTTGGTCCACTCGCTCTCTGCCCTGTTTGCTCTGGTCATGTTTCTTTTTCTGGAGGAATTTACCGATGCAATGGTTACATATCGGAATGGAGCAAATGTTCCCATGCCAGTTCTGATCCAGACCGCATCAAAGGGAAGTGGAAAATCCCCGAGGAAACAGAAAATCAGTTCCTTGTGAAG TGGAATAAGTCGCAAAAGAGTGTGAAGCCAAAACGTATTTTGAACCCTATATCGCCCGCGGGAACATCCCAGGGTCAAGGTTCTAAAGCTGCAGCTGACTCCTCAAGGAGTGAAAAGCTGGAGGATCTTAGAGTTTCAATTGCCGGATCCTCTAAGGAACGC CAAGCATGGAAGAAGAAAATTGAGGAAGCCGGTGCAGAGTTTCATGCTAAAGTTAAAAAAG GTACAAGCTGTTTGGTTGTCTGTGGCCAGACAGATATGGAAGATGCTGAAATGAGAAAAGCAAG GAGGATGAAGGTCGCAGTCGTTAGAGAGGATTATTTGGTTGACTGTTTTACAAAGCAGAGGAAGCTTCCATTTGACAAGTACAAAATTGAAGACGCTGGTGAGGGCATGGTCACTGTTAAAGTAAAAGGGCGAAGTGCTGTGCATGAAGCCTCTGGCCTCCAAGAGCACTGCCACATCCTTGAAGATGGGAACAGTATCTATAACACAACTCTGAGCATGTCTGATCTTTCTACCGGTATCAATAGTTATTACATACTCCAGATAATCCAAGAAGATAAAGGTTCAGATTGCTACGTGTTTCGTAAATGGGGCCGCGTTGGAAATGAAAAGATTGGAGGTAACAAACTGGAGGAGATGGAAAAGTCTGATGCAGTTCACGAATTCAAACGTCTATTTCTTGAAAAGACTGCAAACACATGGGAATCTTGGGAACAAAAAACGAATTTCCAGAAGCAGCCAGGGAAATTTCTACCGTTGGACATT GATTATGGAGTAAACAAGCAAGTAGCAAAGAAAGAATCAGTTCAGACCattagcaatcttgctcctccaTTAGTAGAATTGATGAAGATCCTTTTTGATGTGGAAACATACAG AACTGCTATGATGGAGTTCGAGATAAACATGTCGGAGATGCCACTTGGGAAACTCAGCAAACATAATATACAGAAGG GTTTTGAGGCATTGACAGAGATACAGAAGCTGTTGACTGAAAGCGACCCCCAACCTTCTGTCAAAGAAAACTTGCTTGTTGATGCTAGCAATAGATTTTTTACGATGATCCCTTCAGTTCATCCTCATATTATCCGAGATGAAGATGACTTTAAGTCAAAG GTGAAAATGCTCGAGGCGCTGCAGGACATCGAAATAGCGTCAAGATTAGTTGGCTTTGATACTGATAGCACTGAATCTCTGGATgataaatataagaaattgcATTGCGATATTTCACCACTTTCTCATGATAGTGAGGACTATCGGTTGATTGAGAAGTATCTCAACACAACTCATGCCCCAACACATACG GAGTGGAGCCTTGAACTGGAGGAAGTTTTTGCCCTCGAAAGAGAAGGAGAGTTTGATAAATATGCTCCGCACAGGGAAAAACTTGGCAATAAGATGCTCCTATGGCATG GTTCTCGGTTAACGAATTTTGTTGGAATTTTGAACCAAGGACTGAGAATTGCGCCTCCAGAAGCTCCTGCTACTGGCTACATG TTTGGCAAGGGGATTTACTTTGCTGACCTTGTCAGTAAAAGTGCTCAGTACTGCTTCACTTCTAAGGAAAACCCGGTGGGTCTAATGCTTCTGAGCGAAGTTGCATTGGGAGAAATACATGAGCTAACAAAAGCCAAG TACATGGATAAACCACCGAGGGGGAAACACTCGACCAAAGGGCTTGGCAAGAAAGTGCCTCAGGATTCAGAGTTTGCCAAGTGGAGAGATGATGTGACAGTTCCTTGTGGAAAACCTGTTCCATCTAAGGCCAAGGCTTCTGAGCTTATGTACAACGAGTATATCGTCTACAATACAGCCCAG GTGAAGTTGCAGTTCTTGTTGAAAGTACGGTTCAAGCACAAGAGATGA
- the LOC106453632 gene encoding uncharacterized protein LOC106453632, producing the protein MMKIQLLLVIILVVIFVVVLDVTEVEAMRPFPEAVDEISLLLFQALQRGPVTGSGRNGCTNIPRGSGRCRRG; encoded by the coding sequence ATGATGAAGATACAATTACTGCTCGTGATTATCTTAGTTGTTATTTTCGTTGTTGTCTTGGACGTTACGGAAGTTGAGGCCATGAGGCCTTTCCCGGAGGCCGTTGATGAGATCAGTCTACTGTTGTTTCAGGCGCTGCAAAGAGGCCCAGTCACTGGCTCTGGTCGGAACGGTTGCACCAATATTCCTCGCGGCTCAGGAAGGTGCCGCCGCGGCTAG
- the LOC106451384 gene encoding LOB domain-containing protein 14, whose protein sequence is MGGLGSPCGGCKFLRRKCVEGCVFAPYFCYEEGSANFGAIHKVFGASNFSKLISNLPVHDRCEAVRTISYEAQSRLHDPIYGCVSQIFSLQQQVVSLQAQVVLLREQASRKFPQEDCMEQGKVVAQDMPQDLHNWFHQVVSDSNLNQMSDVASTTMDRNESFCSSSESLYYPEVMFPWSV, encoded by the exons ATGGGAGGTTTAGGTTCACCATGTGGAGGCTGCAAGTTCTTGCGTAGGAAATGTGTAGAAGGTTGTGTATTTGCACCATACTTTTGCTACGAAGAAGGGTCCGCTAATTTTGGAGCCATTCACAAAGTCTTTGGAGCCAGCAACTTCTCTAAGCTCATCTCTAATCTccctgttcatgaccgttgtgAAGCCGTACGAACCATCTCTTACGAGGCTCAGTCTCGTCTCCATGATCCTATTTACGGCTGCGTCTCCCAAATCTTCTCCCTCCAGCAACAG GTTGTTAGTCTACAAGCACAAGTGGTACTCCTTAGAGAACAAGCTTCTAGAAAGTTCCCTCAAGAGGATTGCATGGAACAAGGGAAGGTTGTAGCTCAAGATATGCCTCAAGATCTTCACAACTGGTTTCACCAAGTAGTCTCAGACTCCAACCTTAACCAGATGAGTGATGTTGCATCAACGACCATGGACCGCAACGAGTCATTTTGCAGCTCAAGTGAATCTCTTTACTACCCGGAAGTCATGTTTCCATGGTCTGTTTGA
- the LOC106451386 gene encoding hydroxyacylglutathione hydrolase 2, mitochondrial yields MQTISKASSAISSFPCSSKLTSQPCVRQLHLRKDLVCRVMKLVSSPLRTLRGASKSIRVSNFCSVSNLSSLQIELVPCLNDNYAYILHDEDTGTVGVVDPSEAEPVIESLQRSGRYLTYILNTHHHYDHTGGNLELKDRYGAKVIGSAVDRDRIPGIDIALKDGDKWMFAGHEVHVMDTPGHTKGHISLYFPGSRAIFTGDTLFSLSCGKLFEGTPKQMLASLQRIISLPDDTSIYCGHEYTLSNSKFALSIEPNNEVLQSYAAHVAELRQKKLPTIPTTVKMEKACNPFLRSSNTDIRRALGISETADDAEALGIIREAKDNFKA; encoded by the exons ATGCAAACCATCTCGAAAGCTTCGTCTGCTATCTCCTCCTTTCCTTGTTCTTCG AAGCTAACAAGTCAGCCATGTGTGAGACAGCTTCACCTCCGAAAGGATCTTGTCTGCAGAGTCATGAAGCTCGTCTCTTCACCCCTTAGGACTCTACGCGGTGCTAGTAAATCTATTCGTGTCTCCAATTTCTGCAGTGTCTCCAACCTCTCCTCATTACAAATCGAACTG GTGCCTTGTCTTAACGACAACTATGCTTACATTTTACATGACGAGGATACTGGTACAGTTGGTGTGGTTGACCCTTCTGAAGCTGAACCTGTGATAGAATCATTACAGAGGAGTGGTCGTTACCTAACGTATATATTGAATACACATCATCATTATGATCATACTGGTGGCAACTTGGAATTGAAAGACAGGTACGGTGCAAAG GTGATTGGCTCAGCTGTAGACAGAGACCGCATTCCTGGAATCGATATAGCATTGAAGGATGGTGACAAATGGATGTTTGCTGGTCATGAAGTCCATGTTATGGATACTCCTGGCCATACAAAAG GACATATCAGTTTATACTTTCCAGGATCACGAGCTATCTTCACTGGGGACACCTTGTTTAGCTTGTCTTGTGGTAAACTCTTTGAAGGTACACCTAAGCAG ATGCTTGCGTCTCTCCAAAGGATCATATCTTTACCAGACGACACGAGCATATACTGTGGTCATGAATATACACTG AGTAATTCAAAGTTTGCCTTGTCCATAGAACCAAACAACGAAGTACTCCAATCTTATGCAGCTCATGTTGCAGAACTCCGTCAAAAGAAACTACCcacg ATTCCGACAAcagtgaagatggagaaagCTTGTAACCCGTTCCTCCGAAGTTCGAATACAGATATTCGTCGGGCGTTAGGCATTTCAGAGACTGCAGATGATGCAGAAGCTTTAGGGATTATCCGAGAAGCTAAGGATAATTTCAAAGCTTAG
- the LOC106451385 gene encoding uncharacterized protein LOC106451385: MVNKPWKIIPRPLLETVLNNHVQRHRVPQPLILHGPRGVGKTTLILNRLLGDWNKGPHIAGYVDFAQSITEHHPDHQQSYPWTSWTSVDPPLLSNCKTHLENCLESMTHKAIKLGTLSSQQIFTTMNKWHGLNTALRRVLQGCKVPVPEKASVSFLWERAVCALSVRRNADEIDLLVGLDEEGGGGLSVEEASYYRETAFALRLAKEVIKMQQGWRGNAIAHMNRTNGFSKTLANSCTDWPLLMIELLSQAAEIGFFQPKLVLNNIEILKSAIQTDDSTVSASMYHDNLIWRIIALGANERCLPVLFVTSDSYYSYQAFVDFGFPDIFISRETFGWTPQEAKLHVVPDYFSASEWTIIADVLGANSRHLFELYALKQSNHYQSLMGNKAGTFEDIVDAYLAYLQVVVVNPAMEKALVRLQRYAADVRRGSIPDEKLRFGAAWRHPPRSEDPTLCSEWAKIQLMDFVQALVNTELAVNYLGDYSLEIFEDPSAMALVEVGILYTQRDPSFFRPISQGIKRCLVRWLIQERMKMSYWSSTKYWWQRIIRGRYYKHLMLGYRT, encoded by the exons ATGGTGAACAAACCATGGAAGATAATCCCAAGACCACTCCTCGAAACCGTCCTCAACAACCACGTCCAACGCCACCGTGTTCCTCAGCCGCTCATCCTCCACGGTCCTCGCGGCGTCGGCAAAACCACTCTAATCCTCAACC GTCTTCTCGGAGACTGGAACAAAGGTCCCCACATCGCCGGCTATGTAGATTTCGCACAATCGATCACGGAGCACCACCCGGATCACCAGCAATCATACCCATGGACGTCGTGGACCAGCGTTGACCCACCATTGCTGTCCAATTGCAAAACCCACCTCGAGAATTGCCTCGAATCCATGACCCACAAAGCCATAAAGCTCGGGACTTTAAGCTCGCAGCAGATATTCACCACCATGAACAAATGGCACGGTCTTAACACTGCCCTCCGCCGTGTTCTCCAGGGCTGTAAAGTCCCCGTCCCGGAGAAAGCCTCCGTTTCGTTTCTGTGGGAACGGGCGGTGTGCGCGCTATCTGTTCGACGAAATGCCGATGAGATTGATTTGTTGGTTGGGTTGGATGAGGAAGGTGGTGGTGGCTTGTCTGTAGAAGAGGCTAGTTACTATAGAGAGACGGCCTTTGCGTTGAGATTGGCTAAAGAGGTTATAAAGATGCAGCAGGGTTGGAGGGGCAATGCCATTGCGCATATGAATAGAACTAATGGGTTTTCGAAAACGTTGGCGAATTCGTGTACTGATTGGCCTTTGCTAATGATAGAGTTGTTGTCACAAGCTGCAGAGATTGGTTTCTTCCAG CCTAAGCTAGTCTTAAACAACATTGAAATCTTGAAGAGTGCCATTCAGACTGATGATTCAACTGTCTCAGCGTCAATGTACCATGACAATCTTATATGGAGAATAATAGCGCTAGGTGCGAATGAGCGCTGTCTACCTGTCCTGTTCGTGACTTCGGATAG CTACTACTCATATCAAGCCTTTGTTGACTTCGGGTTTCCAGACATTTTCATCTCTCGTGAG ACATTTGGATGGACTCCTCAAGAAGCCAAATTACACGTGGTTCCTGATTACTTCAGTGCTTCGGAG TGGACTATCATTGCTGATGTTCTTGGAGCCAATTCTCGGCATCTATTTGAGCTTTATGCGCTTAAGCAAAGTAATCATTACCAAAG TTTGATGGGGAACAAAGCAGGTACATTTGAAGATATTGTGGATGCATACTTGGCATACTTACAA GTTGTTGTGGTTAATCCTGCAATGGAAAAAGCTTTGGTGCGGCTTCAACGGTATGCAGCTGATGTACGAAGGGGAAGCATTCCAGATGAAAAATTACGCTTTGGTGCTGCATGGAGGCATCCTCCGCGTAGTGAGGATCCCACTCTCTGCTCCGAGTGGGCTAAAATTCAGCTGATGGACTTTGTTCAGGCTCTTGTCAATACAGAATTAGCG GTAAATTATTTGGGTGACTACAGCCTTGAGATCTTTGAAGACCCTTCTGCTATGGCATTGGTTGAG GTTGGGATACTATATACTCAGCGAGATCCGTCTTTCTTCCGTCCTATATCCCAAGGCATTAAAAGATGCCTCGTTAGATG GCTCATCCAAGAGCGAATGAAGATGAGTTATTGGAGCTCAACCAAATATTGGTGGCAGAGAATTATCCGGGGTCGTTATTACAAGCATTTGATGCTTGGCTACAGAACATAG